The genomic region AATCACGCCTTCGATGGTCATGAACTCGTGCAGTACGCTGCTGGTGCGAACCGACGTGATGGCATAGCCCTCCAGCGACGACAGCAGGATGCGGCGCAGAGCGTTGCCGATCGTGACGCCGTAGCCTTTCTCCAGCGGTTTGAATTCAAACGTTCCGTAGAAGTCGTCGGATTTCTCCATCACCACCTTCTCCGGCATTTGAAAAGCTAAGATTGACATAAGTGGGGCGGTTTTTAGTATTGAGTAATGGGTAGTGAGTAAAAAGACCTCTCAGAGCGTCTTGATACCCATTACCCAATACCTGAATCCAATTAAAAAGGTCGAAGCAAGGAAACGGCCCGGGCGTCCGGGCCGTTCCAAGAATTACTTCGAGTACAGTTCGACGATGAGCTGCTCGGTGATCTTCTCCGGTATCAGCTCACGGGCGGGGGCGTTGAGGAACTTGCCCACCATGTCTTTGCCGTCCCACTCCAGCCACGAAAAAGCACGCGCGTTGCGGGCGCTCAGGCTCGTGGTAATAGCTTCCAGCGACTTCGACTTCTCACGTACGGCAACAACGTCACCAGCGCGGAGTTTGTACGAAGCAATGTTTACTACATCACCGTTTACGGTGATGTGCTTGTGCAGAACGAGCTGACGAGCAGCACGGCGCGTTGGAGCAATGCCCAGACGGTATACCGTGTTGTCGAGGCGCGACTCCAGCAAGGCCAGCAGGTTGTCGCCGGTGATGCCGGGCAGCGTAGCAGCTTTGTGGAACAGATTCTCGAACTGCTTTTCCAGTACACCGTACATATACTTCACTTTCTGCTTCTCCATCAGCTGGACAGCGTACTCGCTCTGCTTCTTACGACGACCACGGCCATGCTGGCCTGGAGGATATGCTTTCTTGGTGAGTGCCTTGCTTGGGCCGAAGATCGGCTCATTGAAGCGACGGGCAATCTTGGTTTTAGGACCAGTATAACGTGCCATTTCGGGGTTGTTGAGTGTTGAGGGGGTTGAACCGCGCGTGTCGGGCTCCGGAGGCGCACCTTGCAGGGGTGAAAAGGCGCATCAGAAACCCGACACCGGTGGCCGGCAGAGCCAGCCTGTTCAATAAACTAAACGCGACGACGTTTGGGAGGACGGCAGCCGTTGTGGGGCAGCGGCGTCACGTCCTTGATGGTCGTTACCTCAATACCCACGTTACCCAGCGTACGAATAGCCGACTCGCGGCCAGCGCCCGGGCCCTTCACGAACACCTCAGCTTTGCGCATGCCCAGATCATGAGCTACTTTACCGCAGTCGGTAGCAGCCATCTGAG from Hymenobacter canadensis harbors:
- the rpsD gene encoding 30S ribosomal protein S4, whose protein sequence is MARYTGPKTKIARRFNEPIFGPSKALTKKAYPPGQHGRGRRKKQSEYAVQLMEKQKVKYMYGVLEKQFENLFHKAATLPGITGDNLLALLESRLDNTVYRLGIAPTRRAARQLVLHKHITVNGDVVNIASYKLRAGDVVAVREKSKSLEAITTSLSARNARAFSWLEWDGKDMVGKFLNAPARELIPEKITEQLIVELYSK
- the rpsK gene encoding 30S ribosomal protein S11, with the protein product MAQKRKDKAKKRVVVVEPVGQVHIKASFNNIIISITNNNGQVISWASAGKMGFRGSKKNTPYAAQMAATDCGKVAHDLGMRKAEVFVKGPGAGRESAIRTLGNVGIEVTTIKDVTPLPHNGCRPPKRRRV